A portion of the Cryptomeria japonica chromosome 5, Sugi_1.0, whole genome shotgun sequence genome contains these proteins:
- the LOC131060885 gene encoding uncharacterized protein LOC131060885, which translates to MSKEVEKISAQVCVGCSIKDIHGLLIPTIISSGISEKKTQKKTNNGGRIPSGTREFEIATSLGLIDGFFTNHECIPSMKSAYLKFKQVYPAYESTGLADEIRDKEYSYLESNNHVCMDYSGFGLYSHHQYHHDVFPSSFSLSYLSANLPSHALYGAAESGTLEFQIKNRIMKFIRIQEKDDYSVVFTGSRGSSFGLLAESYPFHVNKRLLTVYDYENEEVDCMVESAKIKGAKTMSALFKWPSLRICSDEMKRALMIKKRKIAKEASSDSAEGLFVFPVQSRVTGAKYSYEWMSHAQRNGWHVLLDASALGSKDMDSLGLSLVMPEFIVFSFYKVYGENPTGFGCLFIKKSVIPYLHTSSAARGIGMVKIVPICKGISTAPANNEIQEGLCSERPDANGGSKNKQLLTLTSSSGPISELHKGDQAQSSVINITESDHSQKSDTESLPGTKFGSKTGSFCFQHASSSFDITSSSDGGARFFRNRGGYWENESIFFKQENLEGIAEQEEKWKDHPVPNSDFMNCNGIQENDESMHLGHPRENIKNKNKDPIETSGICREPSSPKITETRFTDPCDTVGTGKYHHGAPLENESECLQNERVNGNSATVSPKSQILFRGLDHADSLGLNKSNIRLRCLINWLVNALSKLCHPPSENPCHLVKIYGPKIKFNRGPSVAFNLYDWKGELVEPLLVQKLADRSSISLGYGVLHNIYFSEKYQGSNAILETKMGDAKSATVHSKPQGRTTAIPVVSAALSFVNNFEDVYRLWAFVAKFLDADFVDKERWRYRGLNQKTVEL; encoded by the coding sequence ATGTCTAAGGAGGTGGAGAAGATTTCTGCACAAGTATGTGTGGGTTGCTCTATAAAGGATATTCATGGCCTCCTGATCCCCACAATAATCTCTTCAGGAATTTCAGAAAAAAAGACACAGAAGAAAACAAATAATGGAGGAAGAATTCCGAGTGGAACCAGAGAATTTGAGATTGCAACTTCATTGGGATTGATTGATGGATTCTTCACCAATCATGAATGCATTCCTTCTATGAAATCTGCTTATCTAAAGTTCAAGCAAGTTTATCCTGCCTATGAGAGTACAGGACTAGCAGATGAAATTAGAGACAAGGAGTACAGCTATTTAGAGTCTAATAATCATGTCTGCATGGACTACAGTGGATTTGGATTATATTCACATCATCAGTACCATCACGATGTTTTCCCTTCATCATTTAGTCTTTCTTATCTGTCTGCAAATCTACCATCCCATGCCTTATATGGAGCAGCAGAGTCAGGCACTCTGGAGTTTCAGATCAAAAACAGGATAATGAAGTTTATAAGGATTCAGGAGAAGGATGATTACAGTGTGGTTTTTACAGGCAGCAGAGGCTCTTCATTTGGGTTGTTAGCAGAATCCTATCCTTTCCATGTCAATAAAAGGCTTCTGACAGTCTATGATTATGAAAATGAGGAGGTGGATTGTATGGTGGAAAGTGCAAAGATAAAAGGAGCCAAAACCATGTCTGCCCTGTTCAAATGGCCTTCCTTGAGGATCTGTTCTGATGAGATGAAAAGAGCTTTGATGATTAAGAAGAGGAAGATTGCAAAGGAGGCTAGTAGTGATTCTGCCGAGGGGTTGTTTGTATTTCCTGTGCAGTCTAGAGTAACAGGGGCTAAGTATTCTTATGAATGGATGAGTCATGCTCAAAGAAATGGATGGCATGTGCTATTGGATGCTTCAGCTTTGGGCTCCAAGGACATGGATTCTCTTGGCCTTTCATTGGTCATGCCTGAGTTCATCGTCTTCTCATTTTATAAGGTTTATGGGGAAAACCCAACCGGATTTGGCTgtctttttattaaaaaatctgTCATTCCTTACTTGCATACATCTTCAGCTGCAAGGGGTATTGGAATGGTGAAGATAGTGCCCATATGCAAAGGTATATCAACAGCCCCTGCAAATAATGAAATTCAGGAAGGCTTATGCTCTGAAAGGCCAGATGCCAATGGGGGATCAAAGAACAAGCAGCTTCTCACTCTAACATCATCCTCTGGGCCAATTTCTGAACTTCATAAAGGAGATCAAGCTCAGAGCAGTGTGATTAACATCACAGAAAGTGATCACTCTCAAAAAAGTGATACAGAATCCCTCCCAGGAACCAAATTTGGGAGCAAAACTGGAAGTTTCTGCTTCCAACATGCTAGTAGTTCATTTGATATTACAAGCTCTTCTGATGGTGGTGCCAGGTTCTTCAGAAATAGAGGGGGTTATTGGGAAAATGAAAGTATCTTCTTCAAGCAGGAAAATTTGGAAGGAATAGCAGAGCAGGAGGAAAAATGGAAAGATCATCCAGTCCCAAATTCAGATTTTATGAATTGTAATGGTATACAGGAAAATGATGAAAGCATGCATTTGGGGCACCCAAGAGAGAACATTAAGAACAAAAACAAGGATCCCATTGAAACATCTGGAATATGCAGAGAACCTTCTAGTCCAAAAATAACTGAGACAAGATTCACAGATCCTTGTGATACAGTGGGTACAGGTAAATATCATCATGGCGCTCCACTTGAAAATGAATCTGAATGCTTACAAAATGAGAGAGTGAATGGCAATTCAGCAACGGTGAGTCCTAAATCTCAAATCTTGTTTAGGGGTCTGGATCATGCTGATTCTCTAGGTCTCAACAAATCCAATATTAGGCTCAGATGTTTGATAAATTGGCTTGTAAACGCTTTGTCAAAACTTTGCCATCCCCCTTCTGAGAATCCTTGTCATTTGGTAAAAATCTATGGACCTAAGATTAAGTTTAACAGGGGACCTTCTGTAGCTTTCAATCTGTATGACTGGAAAGGTGAATTGGTGGAACCCTTACTTGTGCAGAAGCTTGCAGACAGAAGTAGCATATCATTAGGTTATGGTGTTCTGCACAACATCTACTTTTCAGAAAAATATCAGGGTAGTAATGCTATATTAGAGACTAAAATGGGTGATGCAAAATCTGCAACTGTGCATTCCAAGCCTCAGGGAAGGACAACAGCAATACCAGTTGTGAGTGCAGCACTAAGTTTTGTGAACAACTTTGAGGATGTGTACAGATTGTGGGCTTTTGTTGCTAAGTTTCTGGATGCAGATTTTGTTGACAAGGAGAGGTGGAGATATAGAGGCCTCAATCAAAAGACAGTTGAACTATAA